The window TTTGTGAATACTCCAAGATGCAGGTATGTAAATTACAACTACAATTCCTGGATATTTATCTGCTAAACTACCAGCTTGGCGACATATTGATTGTGCAAGGTTTATCGTATCTTTTGGTGTATCTTCTGTTTTTATCCATTTATCCGTATCGCTATCCGGTATTTCCAGTAATGTTTTATATATACTGTGAAATCCTGTATAAGGCTGAATGTAATCCGAATTATCGTTCGCCTGTATGGTTGTGTTTAAGCGTTGTAAAAAAGAGTTGAATCTATCGGTGTGAGTATGAGGGCAGATCACACCCAGTCTAACATTTTGAGGCAAAACATCTTTTTGCCAAGAATCATAAGGCTTATGATTAGACAATCCTCTCATAGGATTTGAATCTAAAAAAGGTCTATCTGCAAATGTGTTTACAAACTCCAATTCAGGCTCTTTGAGTTGAAGACCTCGATAGATCGTTCTTCTATTATCATACGATCTTGAAAAATATCCTCGTTCGGTGTTGTCTTGATATTGTATTTCGGAAAATCCGCTATTGTTGCTTATTTGGAACTTAAATCCACTGCCAGAATTTTGAGGGAACTCAAAAATAAGACGCGCATTGCCAAATACGATATTTTCCCATTGAATAAGTTTATTGCTATATGCCTGGTTCCACATTTTATCCAGATACATCCGCGCATATTCTTGTTTTTTCTCTTTCGAAACCGCGCGCGAGTTTTCTATGTATATAGTAGGTCGCATAGAAAGCAAAGCATATTTTTGTTGTGGTACAAAAACGAGTGAACATTCTATTGCTTCATGGATCAATGTGCCATTATCATTTCTAAAAATGGCAGGAAGCCAGAGGGTATTATGTCTAATATCGACATTGAGACCTCGAATTGTCGCAATACTTTGAAGCGTTGCTCTTAAAAATAGTTCTCTATAACTGCTATTTTGCTCTATATCGTCTATTGAAATAGGAATCCGTTCAATATCGCCTTTTAGTCTGGAACCAAATATATTGTTAATGGCAGATCCTGTGGACAAAGCATATACTTTTTGCTTATATGGAACAGCCATAATATTTTGGTCTTTAATTGTCTCTCTTAAAAAAGCCCAAGGTTTTTCCCCTTCTTTATATTCAATCTCAAATTGGAATAGTTCTTTGGGGAAAATTATAGGATAAAGGTTGCTTTTTAGGTATTTATTAGTTCTCGTTATATGTATTGAAAAGGGAGATATATCATTCTCTTCAGGGATGCTTTCCATTATGGACTTGATTTCTGCCTGTTTCTCAACATCAGAACTAAAGCAATTTGATACAAGAGATAACATCGTTTTATCAAAACCATCGGTATCAATATAAAATGCCTCTCTATTTGCATTCCGTGCTGTCTTTAACAAGGTAGAAACATCAGAAGAAATCTCATTACCATAGCCACACCAATATATACGACCAGAACCTTTTTCAGAAAATGCTTCGGTTAATGCAGACATTAAAGATTTATCGCGGCCACTATACCCAATTACTATAAGATTTTTATCATTGAAGTAACGTTTTAATGCTGCTACAAATGTTGGATGCTGACTATCCAATTCCTTAGAGGTGTTCTTTAACGAGCTATATTTATAATCGCCATGTAATGATATGCATAATAGTTCATTAGAACTTTCTGTTCGATATATTCGATCTGCGCAATCTAAATTTATACAGATAGGTGTAATGAACGCATTATGTGCTGCACGTTCGACTAAACCATCAAAATTGGTTGTCCATATAGATTTTACAATACCATATTTGTTTAAGAGGCACAAAAACTTATAACCGATATAAGGTTGTTTCCCTTGCGCTAAATGCTCAAAATATTTTACTCTGTCATCTTCAATCTGCAAGGCCTTTTCTGCATAAAAAGAATATTCATTAGAATCTCCAAGGGGAGGAAATTTGCCTTGACTGTCAAGCCATTTTTGAATTATATTCTTACACGTATCGGATTTTGGATCAATGAATGTTGGAACGGATTTCTGTGAAGAACAAAAAATCTGCTTCTTCCAGTCCCATATACAATCATTGGCAGATGGAATTCCTGATGTAATAGATGCCCCAGCCCCTAATAGAAATGCAAAAGAAGTATCTCTGTTCTGAACAAACGAACGAATGAAAGCATCAAAATCCAAATTAAATTCTTGCGGAATCATAATTCAATTAATAACAGTCTCGCGATTTCACGGAAACAATTTCAATTATGTCAAAGATAGTGAATTGTTTGGCAAATGGTAAAAAAATCGTATTGTGAAATGGCAATTTTACCCAAACTCCATCTATTCGGCTTTCCCTAATAACTTTTCCGCCAATTTTTCGTCCTTCTCTATCCTCTTCATTTCAGTTTCGATGATGTCGAGCGCATCCTGCTTGATGCGGCGGTAATTCTCCTTGATTTTCTCCTGCATGATGTCCCGTTCGTCGGCGTCGAGGAACGACGATATTTCAGGTATGGGTTTGTACTCCGCCATTTCTTTTTTCACAGCCTCGTTGTCCACGACGATCCGGGCATGGAAAATTTTCTGCTCGATCTCCTCTCCGAAGTTGTCGCTCACGGCTCCGACGAATATGCCTTGCGAGAGCGTCGAGATTTTCGACGCAGGAATAAGACTGTCGAGCTGGGTGTTTATTGACGTCGAGGTATCGCTGCGGTTGATGCTTACGGATTGTCGTTTCTGCACGATCTTTCCGAATCGTTCGGAGAGCGTCCGGGCCGTTTCTCCTACGACCTGTCCGCTGAAGATATTGCCCACGGTATTCTGAATCACGGCGGCTTCCTTGTCTCCGTAGTCGCGCTTTAGCTGGCTGAAATCCTGAAAACCCAGACATACGGCGACCTTGTTGGAACGCGCCGTTGCGATCAGGTTATCCAGCCCCCGGAAATAGATCGTCGGCAGCTCGTCGATCACCACGCAGCTTTTGAGTTGCTTCTTGCGGTTTATCAGTTTGACGATGCGCGAATTATACAATCCGAGCGCTGCACCGTATATGTTCTGCCTGTCGGGATTGTTTCCCACGCAAAGAATCTTCGGTTCCTTGGGGTTGTTGATGTCGAGTGTAAAATCGTCTCCCGACATGACCCAGTAGAGCTGCGGTGAGATCATGCGCGAGAGGGGAATCTTCGCCGAGGCGATCTGCCCCATCAGCTGCTCTGCGGCTCCGCCTTTCCATGCATCCACGAAGGGCGAAAGATAGTTCTCTAACTCCTCGTGAGCCATCAATACGGTGAACAGATCTTCGTAGGGTTTGTTCAGCAGCTCGATGGCATGGGGAAAGGTACAGTATTTTCCTCCGTCGTAAATCTTCAGGAACCAGATGATCGCCGCGAGCAGCACGATCGGCGATTCGACGAAGAAATCTCCCTGCTTCTGTATCCACGAACGGTTGAGATTAAGCATGATGACATAGCTGGCCTCGTATGCGTCGGTGATGTCGGACATGAGATTCGGCGCGAGCGGATTGCATCGGTGCGAACGGCGCGGGTCGTCGAAATTTATGACATAGAATTTCGGCGGCGTCGCTCCGTAAGCCTTGAGATTCTTGCGCAAATGGTTGTAAGCGATAACCGACAGGTCGTCGAACTTGAAGTCGTAGACGTAGAGCGCATATCCCTTTTCGATGGCCTGCTTGATGTAATTGTTGATGAGGGCATAGGATTTTCCCGAGCCGGGCGTTCCTAAAACGATACTCGCCCGGAAAGGATTCACGACGTTGATCCATCCGCTGTGCCTGCGTTTCCGGAAGACGAACTCGGTCGGGAAGTTGAACGAATCGTCGTTTTTCAGCAGGCGTGTCTCCTGCATGAAACTCTCGTTTTCGGCATTGAACGGATCATCCGTCATACGGTTTTTCAGCAGACGGCTGCTCCATAGCCCGGCCGCCAGCATTCCGAGGAATCCCGCCAGCAGCGTCGCCGTATAAAGCGCCGCCCGCAGGGTCGTAGCGACATTCATTCCGAGCAGCCAGCCGTTGCCATAGAATAGCAGTATGCCGATGCCGCCTGCCGCGGTGATATGCTTCCACGATATTTTCTCGTCCTTCACGCCACGGTTTCCCATGCACGACAATGCGAGAAATACCGTGCAGAAGAGCTTGGTGCAGAGCGGCGATGAGAACAAGGCAGCCGTCCGCTGGAAATTTTGCAGGATGCGGTCTACGACAGGGAGCGTTCATCCCGCCTGCGCAAACCACTCGTAACAAAACCAGTAGATGTGAATGGCGAGAAACAGAAAACTGATCGCCCGCATGAAATCCGCAACTTTGGCCAAGCCGCGCAGATCGTCTTCTTCTTGCATGATCGTAATGTATCGAGGTTGTTAAATTCTTTTCCGGATTTTCCGCCGCCGCTTCTTCCTGCGGGGGAAGAGCCGGTATTCGGGAGCTGTTTCCCACTCCTTCTCAGGCGTATATTCCATGAGTTCGCCCATTACGTCGGGCATCGAAACGTAGTGGGTTTCGATATATTCCTCGAACTCTTCGACCGAAGATAGTCCCGGCTGGGGCGGTTCGAGGGGCAGCAACGGCCGTAACTCTTCCTGTATGGGTGTGGACGACTCTTGCTCCCGACCGTTGAACCACGCCTCGAAAGCGTCGGCCGCATACTCCTTTCCGAGCCGGGAGCCGTTGAACACCTGATGTGTCGTGCGGTCGATGAAGGTGACTCCGTAAATCCGCCCGGCATCGTTCTCCCGGAAAACTGCGTCGATACCGTTTTCCCGAAGTTCGGCTGTGAACTCCTTGCGGTTGCGGCTTCCGCTCCGGGCACGGTCGATTTCGCGGCATGTGCGGTCGAGCGTTTCGGGATGTTGCCGAAGCCGTTGTTTCGAGGCGTCGAATTTTTCTTCCAGCGCCTTCCATCCGAAGAAATCGCCCAGCCGGGACGCTTTGACCGCCGCTCCCGTGCGCTGCCCGTCGTCATCGAGCACGTGGTAAACGAGCCCCCGATACGGTCTGCCTCGTACGTCGCCTCGGATCTCTTCGGCTGCGACGCCATAGCGTTCGAGCAGCGTATTGAACTCCGCGAAGGACTGGAATCCGTACTGCTGTTTGAGCGTCATCACGACGTTGCGCAGCTGATGCTTCAGATCGCTCCGATGGTAATCGACCCGGCGCAATTCTTCCGGTTCTGTTTGCACGCCGCCGTCTTCGGGCACATGCAGGCCGTACTCGTGTTCCAACGCCCTGCAAACCGCCATGGCGCGCCGCAGTTCGTTGTTGTGGTCGATCTTCCGGCCCTGCTCGTCCACCCTCACCGAGACGACGTGCATGTGTCGCCGTGCGATGTCTTCGTGCAGAAAGACGACGTAGGGCTGGCGGCCATATCCCATACGTTCCATGAACTCGGCGGCAAGTCGCGTGAGCTGCGCTTCCGAAAGCCGGTCTTCGGGCGAGGGGTTGAGCGAGAAATGCACGACCGGTTTTCGGACACGGGGATTGAACGCCGTGTAGTACCCGAAGGCTTCCGCACACTCCTCGATACTGAATCTGCCGTCGCTGCGTTCGGGTATTCCCTGCATGTATAATACCCGGCCTTCGCCGGCTTCGACCTTGATGCGGTTATACTGGAGTACGCCGTATACATTGGCCCCGGAGTTTACTTTCGGCACCATTGCAACAACTCCTTCGTAAGTTCGACGACCGCCTTCACGAGTTGTTCCAACCGTTGTGTTTCGAGCGTCAGACGGTAGAGATAGGCCAACGCTTTCTTATCGCCGAAGGTCGTGTGTATGGCTTTGACGCACTGGTTGTAGTTCACCCCGACAGCCCGGAACTGGGCGTAAAATCCCGTCAGCCGGACATAGAAATCATAGGTGTTCTTGTCCCTAACGACGACCGTAAAGGGTCATCCGAAGATGCGGTGGCAGATGAAATCGGCTTTATTCTTCATTCCGGACTGTTCGTACATGCGCAGGAAACGCTCGTTTTGCTCGCTTGTCAGGCGAACGTAATAGCGGTGTATGCGCGGGTCGCCGAGGGCTTTGCGGCCCGCAACGGAGGTCGGTTTATCGGCAGCATCCATAGGGCATCGATGTTTTGAGGTTACGACTCGGAAGTAACCGTCCGCCGCGCCGCAGGTCGCGGCGGCACTTTCGGCGGCTCGGAATATTCCGAGCGGCTGAAAGTACCCCTTGCTATATGCGGGCGCATATAGAAATCCGGCCAGGGGCCGGATGAAGGTGCGCGCCTTCGGCGTCGCAGCGGGATTACTCCTTTCGGAGACAAAGGTAGAGCGTTTTATCTTATGTTGTATCAGATATATACCTGCCAACGGACGCCGATACGCGCCTTTGGGCGCCACCCGTTTTCGGAGCCGCCGAACGAGGGTGTTTTCGCATTTTCTTTGTGTGCGGATCGGTACTTACGAATCTACCTGCCCGCGTAGCCTCTTCCTCCCGTACATCCGTCATTGCGCGGCTATGCGGATACGGATGTAGATGTCTGCATAGATGCCGAAGTTCGTATGTGACAGCTTATATCCGTATCTGCCGACAAAAGTATGTGAATCCGCAAAGGCGTATGAATCGCCGAAGATACGTGAATACGCAAGTACGTATCCGCGTATCGGAACGAATTAAATATTAATCGCTTAATTATTTTCGTATGGAACAGAATCCGTTGTGCATCGCTTTCGCCTCCCAGAAAGGTGGCGTCGGCAAATCGACCCTCACGGTGCTGGCAGCCTCGTGGCTGCACTACCTGCACGGTATCCGCGTCGCGGTGGTGGACTGCGACTACCCGCAGCACTCCATCCTCAAACTCTCGAACCGCGACAAGGCCGTCGTGCAATCTTCGGCGATCTACGGCAAACTCCTCGTTTCACTCGCCGAGAACAAAGGGGTGAAACCTTATCGTATTCTCTGCTGCAAACCTTCCGAGGCAATGTCGGAATGGCGGAAATGGGCCGCCGTCGCCGAAGAACGATACGATGTCGTGCTGTTCGACCTTCCGGGAACGGTGGGCAACGAAGGCGTCCTCTCCACGATCGTCGAGTTGGACTACCTTTTTATTCCGATGAAAGCCGACCGCATCGTATTGGAAAGCACGCTCAATTTCGCCTCTGTTCTCAACGACCGTCTGATCAAGACGGGACGGGCGCATCTTCGGGAGCTGTTCCTGTTTTGGAACTTGGTGGATCGCCGCGAGCGGACGCCGCTCTATGAGCAGTACGAGAAAGTCCTCGATCAGTTGGGGCTGCGGCATCTGCGCACGCATATTCCCGTGCGGAGCAACTTCAACAAGGATATTCAGGAAGCAGGCGGCCCGGTGTACCGGTGTACGCTACTGCCGTCCGACCGGGCTTTCGTCGCCGAGTGCGGTTTCGACCGCCTGATGACGGAGATCTGCGCCGTGCTGAAACTTCCGAGCCATGAGTAGCAGGAAGGCTCCTGCCCAACAGGAGATCGACGAAGAGTACCTGCGCAGCCTGATGGCTGGCCCCGAACCGGCTGCCTCGGCGTCAGATGCCATAGCCCCGGAGCCGACGGAAGCGTCTGCTTCGGAGCCGCGCGTCAGGCGTTCGGATGCGGAAGACTATGCGTCGCGGTTTCTGAAGAATACTCCTTCCGAGGCCCGGCAATGCGTTTACATCGACCGGCGGCTGCACCGCAAGATCACGACTCTCGTGGGCGTTGCGGGCAACCGGCGATTTACGGTCGGGAACTTCATCGACAACGTATTGGAACAGCACTTCGAGCGGCACCGAACGGAGATACGGTCGCTCTGCTCCAAAGGACTCAATAAAATCCTGTAAGAATGACACCCGTTATGAAAATCACGGAGGCTCTGGTCGTGCTGTTCCTTGTGCTGTTCTGCTACCTGTTTCTGGATAAGTTCCTCTTCCGGGGCGAGTTGGGCGAGATTTGCTTCGGGGCGATGCGCCGGGCGCTGGCGCGTTGGCATCGGCGGCAAGCCGATCGTCTCGACCCGCCGCGCCGCCGCAGGCGTCGGACGGCAGCCGTTACCCCTAAAGACGATGCGCTGGTCGTCACCCGGGACTACGGCGCCGGTCAGCGGACGCCAGCACGCGCCGCGTCACGCCACTCCCGGCGCAAGGGGAACAATTCAGACAAAAGCGACCATACATTTGTACCGGCAAGCGACGGCGATAAGGAACATCGCGCCGTGCAAGCGACCGTTCAGGGGTGGATACATAAGGAACCTACGGCGCTCACCGCGGAGGAAGAGAACACCCTGACGCGCGAAGCTGCGACCGAAGAGGTGATGGACATAGGATGCGAAACGACGGCCCCGCCTGCCGGGACGCAGAGTTTCTCTCCGCAGCAGTTGGATTGCATCCTCGCCTTGTGCAAGGGGCAGGCCGTGCCTGAAGAGCAGCGGCAAACCCTGGCCGGAGTGCTGCGTGACATCCGCCATACGGAAGTGCAGCGTACACTCATGGACGCCATCTCCGGCGCCAGCCCGATCATCGCCCGTTATCTGGACGATGCCGAGAAGGAAGCGGCGCAGCGTATGGCTGCCGCTCCGAAATAGATTGTTCAACTTAAAAAATGCGAAGCTATGAAAGCTCCCGGATACTACGATTCAGGCTGACGGCAGGATGAGCAGCACGCATGAATCACGGGCCCAGCGCCCGGAGAGAAAATCTGAAGTCGAATTAAAAAACACAATCATCCATGAAAAGAAAACTCATTTTCAGTTCGGCATGAATCGCCGTATGACTGCTCGCCACGGTGCAACACGCCGCAGCGCAGCAAGGCAACGGCATGGCCGGCATTCAGGAGGCTACGCAGATGGTCACGTCGTATTTCGACCCGGCGACCAAGCTGATCTACGCCATCGGCGCCGTCATCGGTCTGATCGGTGGTGTCCGGGTCTATCAGAAGTTCAGTTCGGGCGATCCGGATACGTCGAAAACCGCTGCGAGCTGGTTCGGAGCCTGTATCTTCCTGATCGTCGCCGCCACGATTCTGCGTTCGTTTTTCCTTTAGACGATGGTCGAATATCCGATCAATAAAGGCGTGGGCCGCCAGGTGGAGTTCAAGGGGCTGCGGGCGCAGTACCTCTTCCTCTTCGCCGGCGGCCTGCTCGCCGTTTTCATTCTCGTAGTCGTACTTTATATGGGCGGGGTCGATCAGGTGGCATGCCTTGTCGCGGGCGTGGGGCTGGGCGGCGCACTCGTGGCGCTGACCTTCCGTCTGAACCGCAAGTACGGGGCTTACGGACTGATGAAGCTCCTCGCCGCACGGCGGCATCCGCGACGTATCGTCTCCCGAAAAAGTGTGGCAAGAATTCTAAACCGACATTAAGACCATGAATAACACCCTGAAAACCGAAACCCTCGAACGGAAATTTCCGATCTGAAAGGTCGAACACGATTGTATCCTCTCTAAAGACGCCAACATCACGGTGGCGTTCGAGGTTACGCTTCCGGAGCTATTCACCGTCTCCTCGCAGGAATATGAAGCGCTGCACGGCGTATGGCTCAAAGCGGTGAAGGTGCTTCCGGACTATACCGTGGTGCACAAGCAGGATATTTTCGTTCAGGAACAGTATCGTCCTGACATCGGGAAAGACGATTTGAGTTTCTTGAGCCGGTCGTTCGAGCGGCATTTCAACGAACGACCTTTTCTGCATCATACCTGCTACCTGTTCATTACGAAGACAACCCGTGCGCAAAGCCGCCGTCAGAGCGATTGCAGTGTGCTGTGCCGGGGTACGCTCGTCCCGAAAGAGTTGCAGGACAAAGATACGACGACGCGCTTTCTGGAAGCTGTGGAGCAGTTCGCCAGCATCGTCCGCGAGAGCGGTCATATCCGGCTGCGGCGTCTCGGAGCGGACGAGATTGCCGGGACTCCCGAATCTTCGGGAATCCTCGAACGTTATCTCACGCTGTCACCGTCCGGGAAGACCCCGTTGCAGGACATGCGTCTCGATCCCGACCGGATGTGGATCGGCGACAAGGCGTTGTGTCTGCATACGCTTTCCGATCTGGACGACCTCCCCGGCAGTGTTCGTACGGATGACCGCTACGAACGCCTCTCGACGGAGCATTCCGATTGTCGGCTTTCATTCGCCGCTCCCGTAGGATTGCTGCTCTCATGCAATCACATCTACAATCAATATCTGTTTTTGGATAACAGCGACGAGAACCTCAGGCAGTTCGAACGTACGGCCCGCAACATGCAGTCGCTCGCGCAGTACAGCCGTTCGAACCAGATCAACAAGGAATGGATCGACGATTACCTCAATGAGGCGCACTCTTTCTCTCTGACCTCGATACGCGCCCATTTCAATGTCATGGCATGGGGCGAAGGGAGCGAAGAGCTGAAGCAGATCCGTAACGATGTCGGGGCGCAGCTGGCGCTTATGGGGTGCACGCCGCGTCATAATACTGTGGATGTTCCGACGCTTTTCTGGGCGGCGATCCCCGGCAACGAAGGGGATTTTCCCGCCGAAGAAAGTTTCTATACGTTTCCCGAACAGGCGTTGTGCTTCTTCACGGAGGAGACATGCTATCAGGACTCCCCGTCGCCTTTCGGGATCAAGACGGTCGATCGTCTGACCGGGAAACCCGTGTTTCTGGATATTTCGGATCTGCCGATGAAGCGCGGCATTACGACGAACCGCAACAAATTCATCTTAGGGCCTTCGGGCAGCGGCAAGAGCTTCTTCACGAACCACATGGTCCGGCAATACTACGAACAGGGCACGCACGTGCTGATCGTCGATACGGGCAATTCGTATCAGGGGTTGTGCCGGTTGATTCACAGCCGTACGCACGGCGAGGACGGCGTCTACCTGACCTACCGGGAAGACGAACCTATCGCGTTCAATCCGTTTTATACCGACGACAATATCTTCGACATCGAAAAGCGCGAGTCCATCAAGACTCTTCTTCTCACATTGTGGAAACGCGAGGACGAAGCCCCGAGCCGTGCTGAAGAAGTGGCGCTCTCGAATGCCGTAAACCTCTACCTGAACCGTCTCCGGGATGACCGGCGTGTCGTACCCTCTTTCAATACCTTCTATGAGTTCATGCGGGACGAATACCCGAAAGTCTTGGAGCAGAAACACGTTCGGGAAAAAGATTTCGACCTGTTGAACCTGCTGAACGTTCTGGAACCCTTTTACAAAGGCGGGGAATACGATTACCTGCTCAACAGCGACAAACAGTTGGACCTGCTGTCAAAGCGTTTTATCGTTTTCGAGATGGACAATATCGCCGACAACAAGGTGCTCTATCCAGTCATCACGCTGATTATCATGGAGAGTTTCATCTCCAAGATGCGTCGTCTGAAAGGCGTCCGTAAGATGTTGTTGCTGGAAGAGGCTTGGCGGGCAATTTCCAAAGCCGGTATGGGAACTTTCGTGAAATACCTTTACAAAACGGTCCGTAAGTATTTCGGGGAAGTCGTCTGCGTCACACAGGAGGTGGACGATATCATCTCCTCACCGATCGTCAAAGAGTCCATCATCAACAATGCCGACTGCAAAATCCTCCTCGACCAACGCAAATATGTCAACAAATTCGACCAGATACAGGCGTTGCTGGGACTTACGGATAAGGAGCGTGCGCAGATTCTCTCCATCAACCTTTCGAGCGATTCCAAACGTCGCTATAAGGAGGTGTGGATCGGATTGGGCGGCGTGCAGTCCGCAGTCTACGCCACGGAAGTTTCGGCCGAGGAGTATTATTGCTTTACGACAGAAGAGACCGAGAAATTGGAACTCCAGCATCTCACGGAGAAGCTCGGCGGCAATATCGGGCTGGCCATACGCCAGTTAGCCGAGCGAAAACGCAATGAAGATCATTAACCTAAAAACCGAAAATCATGTTCATATCCAAAAAAGAACTCGCCGCGCGAGACGAACGGCTGCGCCAGGCGCAGGAAGAGATCGAGTCGCTGAAACAGACCATCCGGGAGTTGCAATCCGAGGTTGCCGACGACCGTATCTGCGGCTGCTGAAAGAACGAATACGGAGAGCGGATCACGATCCGCAAAACGGCTCCGGGATATGCCGCGACGCTTTTCTGCGGCGAACGTCCCGTAAGGGATATGGTCATTCTCAAACGCGATGACAGTCTGTGGCTCCATGTCTTGTACAGGCAAACCGGCGGATGCGTCGTTCATCACACGACCAACGATATTCTGCATATCGGATGTTTCGGGCTTTTCATCCGCGACGACCGGCCGCAGCGTATAGGGACGGAAGTAATCCTTCAGGCTCCGGTGCGATGGGACGGCGAATAGGCTTCGGCCTGCTGGCAGCGATGCTGCTGGCAGGCCATCCGCTTCGGGCGCAGTGGGTCGTGAGCGACCCCTCGAATCTGGCGCAGGGCATCGTGAATTCCACCAGGCAGGTCGTCGAAGCGTCCCGGAACGGAAGTACGCTGCTTCAGAGTTTTCAGCAGACGGTAAAGATTTACGAGCAGTCGAAGAAATATTACGATGCGCTGCGGTCGGTGCATAACCTCGTCAAAAGCGCCCGTCGCGCGCAGCAGACGATGCTGCTCGTGGGCGACATCTCCGACATATACGTCTCGAACTTCCGGTCGATGCTTAAC of the Alistipes senegalensis JC50 genome contains:
- a CDS encoding SIR2 family protein encodes the protein MIPQEFNLDFDAFIRSFVQNRDTSFAFLLGAGASITSGIPSANDCIWDWKKQIFCSSQKSVPTFIDPKSDTCKNIIQKWLDSQGKFPPLGDSNEYSFYAEKALQIEDDRVKYFEHLAQGKQPYIGYKFLCLLNKYGIVKSIWTTNFDGLVERAAHNAFITPICINLDCADRIYRTESSNELLCISLHGDYKYSSLKNTSKELDSQHPTFVAALKRYFNDKNLIVIGYSGRDKSLMSALTEAFSEKGSGRIYWCGYGNEISSDVSTLLKTARNANREAFYIDTDGFDKTMLSLVSNCFSSDVEKQAEIKSIMESIPEENDISPFSIHITRTNKYLKSNLYPIIFPKELFQFEIEYKEGEKPWAFLRETIKDQNIMAVPYKQKVYALSTGSAINNIFGSRLKGDIERIPISIDDIEQNSSYRELFLRATLQSIATIRGLNVDIRHNTLWLPAIFRNDNGTLIHEAIECSLVFVPQQKYALLSMRPTIYIENSRAVSKEKKQEYARMYLDKMWNQAYSNKLIQWENIVFGNARLIFEFPQNSGSGFKFQISNNSGFSEIQYQDNTERGYFSRSYDNRRTIYRGLQLKEPELEFVNTFADRPFLDSNPMRGLSNHKPYDSWQKDVLPQNVRLGVICPHTHTDRFNSFLQRLNTTIQANDNSDYIQPYTGFHSIYKTLLEIPDSDTDKWIKTEDTPKDTINLAQSICRQAGSLADKYPGIVVVIYIPASWSIHKQFKHDGESFDLHNYIKAYAAQHSFTTQIIEEKTLSDPMVCEICWWLSLALFVKAMRIPWALASLDPDTAYAGIGYSVKTNSKGEVDIVLGCSHIYNAKGQGLRYKLSKVEQPQFDGKKNPYLTYEEAFKFGITIRELFVKSMDKLPRRVVIHKRTPFKKEEIEGITHALTQAGIKNIDLITINYEYNVKFIAQKVYYDNISDDSYPVSRGTCIKLSSRSALLWTHGVVPSIRDNRRYYPGGRCIPSPLKITKYYGKGDLATIASEIIGFTKMNWNSFNLYTKLPATIDTSNTLAQVGNLLHQYNGATYDYRYFI
- the mobB gene encoding conjugal transfer protein MobB, with protein sequence MVPKVNSGANVYGVLQYNRIKVEAGEGRVLYMQGIPERSDGRFSIEECAEAFGYYTAFNPRVRKPVVHFSLNPSPEDRLSEAQLTRLAAEFMERMGYGRQPYVVFLHEDIARRHMHVVSVRVDEQGRKIDHNNELRRAMAVCRALEHEYGLHVPEDGGVQTEPEELRRVDYHRSDLKHQLRNVVMTLKQQYGFQSFAEFNTLLERYGVAAEEIRGDVRGRPYRGLVYHVLDDDGQRTGAAVKASRLGDFFGWKALEEKFDASKQRLRQHPETLDRTCREIDRARSGSRNRKEFTAELRENGIDAVFRENDAGRIYGVTFIDRTTHQVFNGSRLGKEYAADAFEAWFNGREQESSTPIQEELRPLLPLEPPQPGLSSVEEFEEYIETHYVSMPDVMGELMEYTPEKEWETAPEYRLFPRRKKRRRKIRKRI
- a CDS encoding ParA family protein produces the protein MEQNPLCIAFASQKGGVGKSTLTVLAASWLHYLHGIRVAVVDCDYPQHSILKLSNRDKAVVQSSAIYGKLLVSLAENKGVKPYRILCCKPSEAMSEWRKWAAVAEERYDVVLFDLPGTVGNEGVLSTIVELDYLFIPMKADRIVLESTLNFASVLNDRLIKTGRAHLRELFLFWNLVDRRERTPLYEQYEKVLDQLGLRHLRTHIPVRSNFNKDIQEAGGPVYRCTLLPSDRAFVAECGFDRLMTEICAVLKLPSHE
- a CDS encoding DUF3408 domain-containing protein, whose product is MSSRKAPAQQEIDEEYLRSLMAGPEPAASASDAIAPEPTEASASEPRVRRSDAEDYASRFLKNTPSEARQCVYIDRRLHRKITTLVGVAGNRRFTVGNFIDNVLEQHFERHRTEIRSLCSKGLNKIL
- a CDS encoding DUF4134 domain-containing protein, with amino-acid sequence MQHAAAQQGNGMAGIQEATQMVTSYFDPATKLIYAIGAVIGLIGGVRVYQKFSSGDPDTSKTAASWFGACIFLIVAATILRSFFL
- a CDS encoding DUF4133 domain-containing protein, translating into MVEYPINKGVGRQVEFKGLRAQYLFLFAGGLLAVFILVVVLYMGGVDQVACLVAGVGLGGALVALTFRLNRKYGAYGLMKLLAARRHPRRIVSRKSVARILNRH
- a CDS encoding DUF4141 domain-containing protein, yielding MGRRIGFGLLAAMLLAGHPLRAQWVVSDPSNLAQGIVNSTRQVVEASRNGSTLLQSFQQTVKIYEQSKKYYDALRSVHNLVKSARRAQQTMLLVGDISDIYVSNFRSMLNDTNYSAEELTAMAAGYTKLLSASADLLNDLKQIITPSGLSMTDKERLDIIDRIYYEMLEYRNLTEYYTRKNISVSFLRSRQRGDSERVRALYGGHNDRYW